In Gemmobacter sp. 24YEA27, a genomic segment contains:
- a CDS encoding queuosine precursor transporter, producing MTRLLPGILAMAAIVLASNILVQFPFGDFLTWGAFTYPFAFLVGDLVNRFQGPRAARIVVLAGFLTGLICSLIGTQIMGVSGPLVTLRVAIGSALAYLVAQMTDVSIFTALRNRPWWQAPLISSLISSSIDTVIFFSIAFSALFTFLEPGVDVSWAAAPGPLLGFGPAAPFWVSLAIGDWCVKIALALVALVPFRIIIGKVTARFA from the coding sequence ATGACCCGCCTTCTGCCTGGCATTCTTGCCATGGCCGCCATCGTGCTGGCCTCGAACATCCTCGTGCAGTTTCCCTTTGGGGATTTCCTGACCTGGGGTGCCTTTACCTACCCCTTCGCCTTCCTTGTCGGAGATCTGGTCAACCGCTTTCAGGGACCGCGCGCCGCACGGATCGTGGTGCTGGCAGGGTTCCTGACCGGGCTTATCTGTTCCCTGATCGGCACACAGATCATGGGTGTGTCCGGCCCCCTGGTCACGCTGCGCGTCGCCATCGGCTCGGCACTGGCCTATCTGGTCGCGCAGATGACCGATGTCTCTATCTTTACCGCGCTCCGCAACCGTCCCTGGTGGCAGGCGCCGCTGATCTCGTCGCTGATCTCGTCCAGCATCGACACCGTGATCTTTTTCTCCATCGCCTTCTCCGCCCTCTTCACCTTCCTCGAGCCAGGCGTCGATGTCTCCTGGGCCGCCGCACCCGGGCCGCTCTTGGGCTTTGGACCGGCTGCTCCGTTCTGGGTCTCTCTCGCGATTGGGGACTGGTGCGTAAAAATTGCGCTTGCCCTGGTCGCACTGGTGCCTTTCCGCATCATAATCGGCAAAGTGACCGCTAGATTTGCGTAA
- the mepA gene encoding penicillin-insensitive murein endopeptidase — protein sequence MKLRALPLLAALCAGLIAPLPAASQQLAKDLLGAWKTPSQQDPMPIGSYAKGCAAGLLKMPENGPHWQSMRLSRNRNWGQPVMVEFLMDLSYAASQIGWGKGLYIGDISQPRGGPMITGHASHQIGLDADIWWLAPKRLDLSVAERESLSSIPMRSADQKSVTRAWGPTAQNLLKVAASDPRVDRIFVAAAIKLEICKTAKKSDTAWLQKLRPVAGHDTHFHVRLKCPAGATACETQTPTVADLSKGGNGCDETLNWWVTDYLNPPKQQPGKKDPDEEDPPKKKHPRQFTMADLPRQCQAVLDSN from the coding sequence ATGAAACTGCGTGCCCTCCCTCTGCTCGCGGCGCTTTGTGCAGGTCTGATCGCGCCGCTTCCGGCAGCCTCGCAGCAGCTGGCCAAGGATCTGCTCGGCGCCTGGAAGACGCCCTCGCAACAAGATCCGATGCCGATCGGATCCTATGCGAAAGGCTGCGCGGCGGGGCTGTTGAAAATGCCGGAAAACGGCCCGCACTGGCAGTCGATGCGCCTGTCCAGAAACCGCAACTGGGGCCAGCCGGTGATGGTCGAATTCCTGATGGACCTGTCCTATGCCGCAAGCCAGATCGGCTGGGGCAAAGGTCTCTATATCGGCGATATCAGCCAGCCGAGGGGCGGCCCGATGATCACAGGGCATGCCAGCCATCAGATCGGGCTGGATGCGGATATCTGGTGGCTCGCGCCAAAACGCCTCGACCTATCGGTGGCAGAGCGCGAGAGCCTCTCGTCGATCCCGATGCGTTCGGCCGATCAGAAATCGGTCACCCGCGCCTGGGGGCCGACAGCGCAGAACCTGCTGAAGGTCGCGGCGTCAGACCCGCGCGTGGACCGGATCTTTGTTGCCGCCGCGATCAAACTGGAAATCTGCAAGACCGCGAAGAAGTCCGACACCGCCTGGCTGCAAAAGCTGCGCCCGGTGGCGGGACATGACACCCATTTCCACGTGCGGCTGAAATGTCCGGCGGGCGCCACCGCCTGCGAGACCCAGACGCCCACGGTGGCCGACCTCTCCAAAGGCGGCAATGGCTGTGACGAGACACTGAACTGGTGGGTCACCGACTATCTGAACCCGCCAAAGCAGCAACCTGGCAAGAAGGACCCGGACGAAGAAGATCCGCCGAAGAAAAAACACCCGCGCCAGTTCACCATGGCCGACCTGCCACGCCAGTGCCAGGCCGTGCTCGACTCGAACTGA
- a CDS encoding MFS transporter, with protein sequence MTETEGVQMVSAKKRIWGWYFFDWASQPYSTLLLTFIFGPYFAEVARGYYMGTGLDEEAAKAAAQSFWGWGIAATSIIIALLAPILGAIADSTGRRLIWVWIFSSFYVIGAWALWWVAPGGEIGILWWAVVFFGMGFIGMEFATIFTNALMPSLSDHEDLGAISGYGFAFGYLGGLIALVLMLGLFIAAPQDEGGEYAGAIGEAGQPLVEDDSLAGPELSAIETAEAGPRTYLGIRPILGEDSETMIGTRIVGPFTAIWFMVFMVPFFLWVKEPKTVSRPLQLGRALTELKDLIASLRFRRSLSAYLGSSLLYRDALNALYAFGGVYASGVLGWSVGQIGIFGIVGAVAAVACSWAGGRADRAFGPKPVIAVAVLVLTLVCLVLLGLTRDQIWGIALDSASNESDRIFMICGALIGGAGGVVQAASRTMMLRHTTPDRATEAFGLFALSGKVASFIAPSAIALVSMISGSQRIGIGLPLIALFLLGLVLLAFVNAKGEQP encoded by the coding sequence ATGACCGAAACAGAGGGCGTGCAAATGGTCAGTGCAAAGAAACGGATCTGGGGCTGGTATTTCTTTGACTGGGCCAGCCAGCCCTATAGCACGCTCCTGCTGACCTTCATCTTCGGCCCCTATTTCGCCGAGGTCGCACGCGGCTATTACATGGGCACCGGTCTCGACGAAGAGGCCGCCAAAGCCGCCGCCCAGAGCTTCTGGGGCTGGGGCATCGCCGCAACCTCGATCATCATCGCGCTTCTGGCGCCGATCCTTGGCGCCATTGCCGATTCCACCGGGCGGCGGCTGATCTGGGTCTGGATCTTCTCGTCCTTCTACGTGATCGGCGCCTGGGCGCTGTGGTGGGTCGCACCTGGCGGAGAGATCGGCATCCTGTGGTGGGCGGTCGTGTTCTTCGGCATGGGCTTTATCGGGATGGAATTCGCCACCATCTTCACCAATGCGCTGATGCCGTCTTTGTCTGATCACGAGGATCTCGGCGCGATCTCGGGCTATGGCTTTGCCTTTGGCTATCTGGGCGGGCTGATCGCACTGGTCCTGATGCTGGGCCTGTTCATCGCCGCACCCCAGGACGAAGGCGGCGAATATGCCGGCGCAATCGGCGAAGCCGGCCAGCCACTGGTCGAGGATGACAGCCTCGCCGGGCCGGAACTCAGCGCAATCGAAACGGCCGAGGCCGGGCCGCGCACCTATCTTGGCATCCGGCCGATCCTCGGCGAAGACAGCGAAACGATGATCGGCACCCGCATCGTCGGCCCCTTCACCGCCATCTGGTTCATGGTCTTCATGGTTCCCTTCTTCCTTTGGGTCAAAGAACCGAAAACCGTCAGCCGGCCACTGCAACTGGGCCGCGCGCTGACTGAGCTGAAGGATCTGATTGCCTCGCTGCGGTTCCGCCGCAGCCTGAGCGCCTATCTCGGCTCCTCACTTTTGTACCGCGACGCGCTGAACGCGCTTTATGCCTTTGGCGGGGTCTATGCCTCGGGCGTTCTGGGCTGGAGCGTCGGGCAGATCGGCATTTTCGGCATCGTCGGCGCGGTGGCTGCTGTGGCCTGTTCCTGGGCAGGCGGCCGCGCCGACCGCGCTTTCGGGCCCAAGCCGGTGATCGCAGTGGCGGTTCTGGTGCTGACGCTGGTTTGCCTTGTGCTGCTGGGCCTGACCCGCGACCAGATCTGGGGCATCGCGCTGGATTCCGCATCCAATGAATCCGACCGGATCTTCATGATCTGCGGCGCGCTGATCGGCGGCGCGGGCGGCGTGGTCCAGGCGGCATCGCGCACCATGATGCTGCGCCACACCACCCCCGACCGCGCCACCGAAGCCTTCGGCCTCTTCGCGCTTTCCGGCAAGGTCGCGAGCTTCATCGCCCCCTCGGCCATCGCGCTGGTCAGCATGATCTCGGGCTCGCAACGTATCGGGATCGGCCTGCCGCTGATCGCGCTTTTCCTGCTCGGGCTGGTGCTGCTGGCCTTCGTCAATGCCAAAGGTGAACAGCCATGA
- a CDS encoding YggT family protein, producing the protein MKSVFDILMLLLGVAQFVVLAHVILSWLINFQVLNIRQPLVAQIWYSLNRLLEPVYNRVRSILPSMQGIDFAPLVVLLVIIGLRMILLNNQYAFM; encoded by the coding sequence ATGAAGTCCGTTTTCGATATCCTGATGCTTCTCCTCGGTGTGGCGCAATTTGTGGTGCTCGCCCATGTCATTCTCAGCTGGCTGATCAATTTCCAGGTGCTGAATATCCGCCAGCCGCTGGTGGCCCAGATCTGGTACAGCCTGAACCGCCTGCTCGAGCCGGTTTACAACCGCGTCCGCAGCATTCTGCCATCGATGCAGGGCATTGATTTCGCGCCGCTGGTGGTCCTGCTCGTGATCATCGGGCTTCGGATGATCCTTCTCAACAACCAATACGCCTTCATGTGA
- a CDS encoding dynamin family protein yields MKMTDLTALLQEKRAGADTGSPLRVVICGEVSAGKSTVMNALMRDQLLPDNIGQSARPVLVAGWREIPGIEASGRDGREIRAALPGTKELFHEAEFVRLWLDQPHLSGFELIELPMTRAEELTGDQIDLVQSADVMIWVTIGSQAWRLTEKAIVEALGGPRPDRSILIVSRGDKLRSDKDRGRLMERMERETAALFGHRFFLFGDRRKIAASAGSEAEWQETGGAPLAALLRGFAGQPGRTIYDREPRERPVEPRAAPDFEARFTAEAEEDPPLVAEVAKVAETILSDAGSDTEVPTPESAVSDTVAESVSEPVAAVEHLPVTATGAKVGVEADVAVRPDPEPVAPIAKKAKPVQPGILQAGLQHEDGAAHTLLAGDAETLALLADFCRVMLTQLQDERLTAEGGPVSFFSLSTAKRRLLIQVQNGAGAVFMLADATVMNQGMAQMAISQLGGDRRVTG; encoded by the coding sequence ATGAAAATGACAGATCTGACCGCCCTTTTGCAGGAAAAACGCGCAGGTGCTGACACTGGTTCACCCTTGCGCGTGGTGATCTGCGGCGAAGTCAGTGCCGGAAAATCCACCGTGATGAATGCGCTGATGCGCGACCAGCTGCTGCCGGACAATATCGGGCAGAGCGCGCGCCCGGTGCTGGTCGCCGGCTGGCGCGAGATCCCCGGGATAGAGGCCTCCGGGCGGGATGGTCGCGAGATCCGCGCCGCCCTCCCCGGCACGAAAGAGCTGTTTCATGAGGCCGAATTTGTCCGTCTCTGGCTCGATCAGCCGCATCTGTCGGGATTTGAGCTGATCGAATTGCCGATGACCAGGGCCGAAGAGCTGACCGGCGATCAGATCGACCTCGTGCAATCGGCCGATGTGATGATCTGGGTCACCATCGGCTCGCAGGCCTGGCGGCTGACGGAAAAGGCGATTGTCGAAGCCCTGGGCGGGCCCAGGCCCGATCGCTCCATCCTGATCGTGTCGCGCGGCGACAAGCTGCGATCGGATAAGGATCGTGGCCGGCTGATGGAGCGGATGGAGCGTGAGACCGCAGCCCTTTTCGGGCATCGCTTCTTCCTCTTTGGCGACCGCCGCAAAATCGCGGCATCTGCCGGGTCAGAAGCGGAATGGCAGGAAACCGGCGGCGCGCCCCTTGCGGCGCTGCTGCGTGGCTTCGCCGGCCAGCCTGGCCGCACTATCTATGACCGGGAGCCACGCGAGAGGCCGGTGGAACCCCGGGCCGCCCCCGATTTTGAAGCCAGGTTCACGGCGGAAGCCGAAGAAGACCCGCCTCTCGTCGCGGAAGTTGCGAAAGTGGCTGAAACGATCCTTTCCGACGCCGGGTCAGATACGGAGGTCCCGACCCCTGAAAGCGCGGTTTCCGACACGGTTGCCGAAAGCGTTTCCGAGCCCGTCGCAGCGGTGGAACACCTGCCCGTCACGGCCACCGGGGCTAAAGTCGGGGTCGAGGCCGATGTTGCGGTTAGGCCAGACCCCGAACCGGTTGCACCCATTGCGAAAAAAGCCAAGCCAGTCCAGCCCGGGATCTTGCAGGCGGGCCTGCAGCATGAAGATGGCGCGGCCCATACCCTGCTTGCAGGCGATGCGGAAACCCTGGCACTGCTTGCCGATTTCTGCCGCGTGATGCTGACGCAGCTGCAAGATGAGCGGCTGACGGCAGAGGGTGGTCCGGTCAGCTTTTTCAGCCTCTCGACCGCAAAACGGCGGCTGCTGATCCAGGTGCAGAACGGCGCCGGCGCGGTCTTTATGCTCGCAGATGCGACGGTGATGAACCAGGGTATGGCGCAGATGGCGATCAGCCAGCTTGGCGGCGACAGGCGGGTGACCGGCTGA